One region of Brassica napus cultivar Da-Ae chromosome A10, Da-Ae, whole genome shotgun sequence genomic DNA includes:
- the LOC125579276 gene encoding uncharacterized protein LOC125579276, protein MHLRGNGLLETIDSSKTVSDEKKAKAMIFLRHHIHDGLKDEYITKEDPCDLWKSLKERFDHQKYVILPKAKHEWIHLRFQDYKSVSEFNSAMFGITSRMMLCGEKISDYDMIEKTLSTFHPENVILQQQYRVSGYTRYSELMQVLLVAEQNNQLVTLNHQARPTGSAPFPEANVASSSYDNRRGRGRGRGGNRYHADLYRESQKGKEKGRGETNFISDEPGPSFHGLNDDTHLDVSDFLVEPESIDE, encoded by the exons ATGCACCTGAGAGGAAACGGGCTTTTGGAAACCATCGATAGTTCAAAAACGGTGTCGGATGAGAAAAAGGCTAAAGCCATGATATTTTTACGACACCACATCCATGATGGTTTAAAGGATGAATATATTACGAAagaggatccttgtgacctcTGGAAATCTTTAAAAGAGAGGTTCGATCACCAGAAATATGTGATCTTACCGAAAGCTAAACACGAGTGGATCCATCTCCGGTTCCAGGATTACAAAAGTGTTAGTGAGTTTAATTCCGCGATGTTCGGAATTACTTCGAGGATGATGTTATGTGGAGAGAAAATAAGTGATTATGATATGATCGAGAAAACTCTCTCCACGTTCCATCCTGAAAATGTAATCCTGCAACAACAATACCGAGTGAGTGGATATACCCGTTACTCGGAGTTGATGCAAGTCCTCCTTGTAGCGGAGCAGAATAATCAACTCGTGACTTTAAACCATCAAGCTCGTCCCACTGGATCTGCTCCATTCCCTGAAGCGAATGTTGCATCATCCAGTTATGATAATAGGAGAGGACGAGGTCGTGGACGTGGTGGAAACCGTTATcatg CCGATCTGTATAGAGAATCCCAAAAGggaaaagagaaaggaagaggTGAAACTAACTTCATCTCTGATGAACCTGGGCCATCCTTTCATGGTTTAAATGATGATACTCATCTCGACGTATCAGACTTTCTGGTTGAACCAGAGAGTATCGATGAGTAA